The following coding sequences are from one Sporichthya brevicatena window:
- a CDS encoding ATP-binding protein, with translation MPTVHLRFSALPAHVRTARLVAATVARRSGVDDDLLDEVRLAVGEACSRAVGQHARSGLHEPVSMTLHTEDGRFCVEVADVVPIGLPLAEMLPEITSPADLLDADPADMDTSLGLALIAGLVDDVAVVPGSDGTVVRMTWPATSL, from the coding sequence GTGCCCACCGTGCATCTGCGGTTCAGTGCGCTGCCGGCGCACGTGCGTACCGCGCGCCTGGTCGCCGCGACCGTGGCGCGCCGCTCCGGGGTCGACGACGACCTGCTCGACGAGGTCCGCCTCGCCGTGGGCGAGGCGTGCTCCCGTGCCGTCGGCCAGCACGCCCGCTCCGGGCTGCACGAGCCGGTGTCGATGACGCTGCACACCGAGGACGGGCGCTTCTGCGTCGAGGTCGCGGACGTCGTGCCGATCGGGCTTCCCCTGGCGGAGATGCTCCCGGAGATCACCTCCCCGGCGGACCTCCTCGACGCCGACCCGGCCGACATGGACACCTCGCTCGGTCTGGCGCTGATCGCCGGGCTCGTCGACGACGTCGCCGTGGTCCCCGGCTCGGACGGCACCGTCGTCCGGATGACCTGGCCCGCGACCTCGCTCTGA
- a CDS encoding STAS domain-containing protein, translating into MDLSLTTRDEGDRTVVAVGGEIDVYTAPKLREQLVDLVNAGRYHLIVDMEGVEFLDSTGLGVLVGGLKRVRAHDGSLRLVCTQERILKIFRITGLTKVFPIHDTVSEALTATG; encoded by the coding sequence GTGGACCTGTCCCTCACCACCCGCGACGAGGGTGACCGCACTGTCGTCGCCGTCGGCGGCGAGATCGACGTGTACACCGCCCCGAAGCTGCGGGAGCAGCTCGTCGACCTGGTCAACGCCGGTCGCTACCACCTGATCGTCGACATGGAGGGCGTCGAGTTCCTCGACTCCACCGGGCTCGGCGTCCTGGTCGGCGGTCTGAAGCGGGTGCGGGCCCACGACGGCTCGCTGCGCCTGGTCTGCACCCAGGAGCGGATCCTCAAGATCTTCCGGATCACCGGACTGACTAAGGTCTTCCCCATCCACGACACGGTGTCCGAGGCACTCACCGCCACCGGGTGA
- a CDS encoding DEAD/DEAH box helicase: MALDVTDSAGRADQLLAGLLLAPGRRERITHVHRAPARTARPADWPAWTPPVLVERWGACGIDRPWAHQVAAAEHAHAGRSVVLATGTASGKSLAYLLPALTAVLDAADGPATACPGVLYLSPTKALAADQLAGLTRLQLGPELRPACFDGDTPYAERDWIRSHANYLLTNPDMLHRTLLPGHARWARFLKNLSVVVVDECHTYRGVFGSHVAQVLRRLRRVCARYGSSPVFVLTSATVSDPAVSAERLTGLPVVEVTDDASPRGEAAFVLWEPPLTDHQGEGSAPVRRTAIAETADLLTDLVLNDAQTVAFVRSRRGAEVVALLTRDALAEVDPALAGQVASYRGGYLPEERRALEHRLRAGLLRGLAATNALELGIDVAGLDAVVLAGYPGTRASMWQQAGRAGRAGQGALAVLVARDDPLDTYLVHHPDALFGRPVEATVLDPDNPYVLAPHLCAAASESPLTERDLDLFGPTAELLLPTLEQRGLLRRRPTGWFWTRRDPASALADIRGTGGAQIRVCEVDTGRLLGTVDGAASHTQAHTGAVYLHQGRQYLVRSLDLAECVALVEPAEPDYSTSAREVTDIAIVDTVHRRPWGEQVEVCFGTVEVTNQVVSYLRKRLVTGEVLDETPLDLPPRHLRTRAVWWTVTPDAVAEAEVEIADLPGAAHAAEHASIGLMPLFATCDRWDIGGVSTALHPDTMLPTVFVYDGHPGGAGFAERGFAAAEQWLRATRDAIASCECATGCPSCVQSPKCGNGNNPLDKAGAVRLLDRVLAEADDIETDDIETAGTDTAESVEFAAAG; the protein is encoded by the coding sequence GTGGCCCTCGACGTGACGGACTCCGCCGGCCGGGCGGACCAACTCCTCGCCGGGCTGCTCCTCGCCCCGGGGCGGCGGGAGCGGATCACGCACGTCCACCGCGCCCCGGCCCGGACGGCCCGGCCCGCGGACTGGCCCGCCTGGACGCCACCGGTCCTCGTCGAGCGGTGGGGCGCCTGCGGCATCGACCGGCCCTGGGCCCACCAGGTGGCGGCGGCCGAGCACGCCCACGCCGGGCGGTCGGTGGTCCTGGCCACCGGGACGGCCTCCGGGAAGTCGCTGGCCTATCTCCTCCCGGCGCTGACCGCGGTGCTCGACGCCGCCGACGGGCCGGCCACCGCCTGCCCCGGCGTCCTCTACCTCTCGCCGACCAAGGCGCTCGCCGCCGACCAGCTGGCGGGCCTGACCCGGCTGCAGCTCGGCCCGGAACTGCGTCCGGCCTGCTTCGACGGTGACACCCCGTACGCGGAGCGCGACTGGATCCGCAGCCACGCGAACTACCTGCTGACGAACCCCGACATGCTCCACCGGACCCTGCTGCCCGGGCACGCCCGCTGGGCGCGGTTCCTCAAGAACCTGTCGGTCGTGGTCGTCGACGAGTGCCACACCTACCGCGGGGTGTTCGGCTCCCACGTCGCCCAGGTCCTGCGCCGACTGCGCCGGGTCTGCGCCCGTTACGGCTCCTCACCGGTGTTCGTCCTGACGTCGGCGACGGTGTCGGACCCGGCGGTGTCGGCCGAGCGGCTGACCGGGCTGCCCGTCGTCGAGGTCACCGACGACGCCTCCCCGCGCGGCGAGGCGGCCTTCGTGCTGTGGGAGCCCCCGCTGACCGACCACCAGGGCGAAGGCAGCGCGCCGGTGCGGCGGACCGCGATCGCCGAGACCGCCGACCTGCTCACCGACCTCGTGCTGAACGACGCCCAGACGGTGGCGTTCGTGCGGTCCCGGCGCGGCGCCGAGGTGGTCGCACTCCTCACCCGCGACGCCCTGGCCGAGGTCGACCCGGCCCTGGCCGGGCAGGTCGCCTCCTACCGCGGCGGCTACCTGCCGGAGGAACGGCGGGCCCTGGAGCACCGGCTGCGGGCCGGGCTCCTGCGCGGCCTCGCCGCGACCAACGCGCTCGAGCTCGGCATCGACGTCGCCGGTCTGGACGCGGTCGTGCTCGCGGGCTATCCCGGCACCCGGGCCTCGATGTGGCAGCAGGCCGGGCGCGCCGGCCGGGCCGGGCAGGGCGCCCTCGCCGTGCTCGTCGCCCGCGACGACCCGCTGGACACCTACCTCGTCCACCACCCGGACGCGCTCTTCGGCCGTCCGGTCGAGGCGACCGTGCTCGACCCGGACAACCCTTACGTGCTCGCGCCGCACCTGTGCGCCGCCGCCTCGGAGTCGCCGTTGACCGAGCGCGACCTCGACCTGTTCGGCCCCACCGCCGAGCTCCTGCTGCCGACGCTCGAGCAGCGCGGCCTGCTGCGGCGGCGCCCGACCGGCTGGTTCTGGACCCGGCGCGACCCGGCGTCCGCGCTCGCCGACATCCGCGGCACCGGTGGCGCGCAGATCCGGGTGTGCGAGGTCGACACCGGCCGCCTGCTCGGCACCGTCGACGGCGCCGCGTCCCACACCCAGGCGCACACCGGCGCGGTGTACCTGCACCAGGGCCGGCAGTACCTGGTGCGCTCCCTGGACCTGGCCGAGTGCGTCGCGCTCGTCGAGCCGGCCGAGCCCGACTACTCGACCTCCGCGCGCGAGGTCACCGACATCGCGATCGTCGACACCGTCCACCGCCGCCCGTGGGGCGAGCAGGTCGAGGTCTGTTTCGGCACGGTCGAGGTGACCAACCAGGTGGTCTCGTACCTGCGCAAACGCCTGGTCACCGGCGAGGTGCTCGACGAGACCCCGCTCGACCTGCCGCCACGGCACCTGCGGACCCGCGCGGTCTGGTGGACCGTGACCCCGGACGCCGTCGCCGAGGCCGAGGTCGAGATCGCCGACCTGCCCGGCGCCGCCCACGCCGCCGAGCACGCCTCGATCGGCCTGATGCCGCTGTTCGCCACCTGCGACCGCTGGGACATCGGCGGCGTCTCCACCGCGCTGCACCCGGACACGATGCTGCCGACGGTCTTCGTCTACGACGGCCACCCGGGCGGCGCCGGCTTCGCGGAGCGGGGCTTCGCCGCCGCGGAGCAGTGGCTGCGCGCGACCCGCGACGCCATCGCCTCCTGCGAGTGCGCCACGGGCTGCCCGTCGTGCGTGCAGTCGCCCAAGTGCGGCAACGGCAACAACCCCCTGGACAAGGCAGGTGCGGTCCGGCTCCTCGACCGGGTCCTCGCCGAGGCCGACGACATCGAGACCGACGACATCGAGACCGCCGGCACCGACACCGCCGAGTCCGTCGAGTTCGCCGCCGCGGGCTGA
- a CDS encoding TadE family type IV pilus minor pilin, giving the protein MTAEVALAVPALTAVLGLALWAVGAAGLAMDCTDAARAGARAAARGDSEAAVRALIARTGPDGAAVSLERAGDLVTVTVRARAAGPGPVPLPALTVRGSAVAQVER; this is encoded by the coding sequence GTGACCGCCGAGGTCGCACTCGCGGTGCCCGCGCTGACGGCCGTGCTCGGGCTCGCGCTGTGGGCCGTCGGTGCGGCCGGGCTCGCGATGGACTGCACCGACGCGGCCCGGGCGGGGGCGCGGGCCGCCGCCCGCGGCGACAGCGAGGCGGCGGTCCGCGCTCTGATCGCGCGGACCGGACCGGACGGCGCCGCGGTGAGCCTCGAACGGGCGGGGGACCTGGTCACGGTCACGGTGCGGGCTCGCGCCGCCGGGCCCGGGCCGGTCCCGCTCCCGGCCCTGACCGTGCGGGGGTCCGCGGTGGCGCAGGTCGAGCGATGA
- a CDS encoding DUF4244 domain-containing protein produces MKLRRPRWVPEDDAGMSTVEYAIGTLAAAAFAMVLMKVLTSDAVASRMSELVTQALSGSF; encoded by the coding sequence ATGAAGCTGCGCAGGCCGCGATGGGTGCCGGAGGACGACGCCGGCATGAGCACGGTGGAGTACGCGATCGGGACGTTGGCCGCGGCCGCGTTCGCGATGGTGCTGATGAAGGTCCTGACGTCCGACGCCGTCGCGTCGCGGATGAGTGAGCTCGTGACGCAGGCGCTGTCCGGGTCGTTCTGA
- a CDS encoding type II secretion system F family protein: MTRGGSRGARDLAEAAALADLLAACLAAGCSPDAAARAAARARPGPVAAALGEAADQIEAGADPARAWRGLGVRPELAGLGRALARTAESGTAAAAAVSAEAARHRVARRLAAEAALARVGVLAALPLGLCFLPAFLCLGVVPVVLDLGGGLLSN; encoded by the coding sequence GTGACACGGGGCGGGAGCCGTGGCGCGCGGGACCTCGCCGAGGCGGCGGCGCTGGCCGACCTGCTCGCCGCGTGCCTGGCGGCCGGGTGTTCACCGGATGCGGCCGCCCGGGCGGCGGCCCGGGCCCGGCCGGGGCCGGTCGCGGCCGCGCTGGGGGAGGCCGCCGACCAGATCGAGGCGGGCGCCGACCCGGCGCGGGCCTGGCGCGGGCTCGGGGTTCGCCCCGAGCTGGCGGGGCTGGGGCGGGCCCTGGCCCGGACGGCGGAGTCCGGCACCGCGGCCGCCGCGGCGGTGAGCGCGGAGGCCGCGCGGCACCGGGTCGCGCGGCGGCTCGCCGCGGAGGCGGCCCTCGCACGGGTGGGCGTGCTCGCCGCCCTGCCGCTCGGCCTGTGCTTCCTGCCCGCCTTCCTGTGCCTCGGGGTCGTCCCGGTGGTGCTCGACCTCGGCGGCGGGCTGCTCTCGAACTGA
- a CDS encoding TadA family conjugal transfer-associated ATPase: MSAPAGALEPLLAEPGVTDVLVNGPQEVWVDRGAGLVRVAVDLGDEAALRRLAQRLVAAAGRRLDDSCPFADAVLPDGTRLHAVLAPVAVRGTALSLRVPRRSRFTPADLVAAGTIPADGMPWLRALVGARLAILVSGGAGTGKTTLLATLLGLVAPEERIVLVEDTRELDPDHAHVVRLEARPPNVEGAGAIGLRELVRQALRMRPDRLVVGEVRGGEVIDLLAALNTGHRGGGGTVHANEAAAVPARLEALAAAAGMGRDALHAQLAAGIDAVVHLEREDAGRRVTGIAVPRRAPDGLVRLVPAVGFRRGRRGGEVVVGPAYPQLGALLEARSIAVPEPR; encoded by the coding sequence GTGAGCGCGCCGGCCGGGGCGCTGGAGCCGTTGCTCGCCGAGCCCGGCGTCACCGACGTCCTCGTCAACGGACCGCAGGAGGTCTGGGTCGACCGCGGTGCCGGGCTGGTGCGCGTCGCCGTCGATCTCGGGGACGAGGCGGCGCTGCGTCGCCTCGCCCAGCGCCTCGTGGCGGCGGCCGGGCGCCGGCTCGACGACAGCTGCCCGTTCGCGGACGCCGTCCTGCCCGACGGGACGCGGCTGCACGCGGTGCTCGCGCCGGTCGCGGTGCGGGGCACCGCGCTGTCGCTGCGGGTGCCTCGGCGCAGCCGGTTCACGCCGGCGGACCTGGTGGCCGCGGGGACGATCCCGGCCGACGGGATGCCCTGGCTCCGGGCGCTGGTCGGGGCCCGGCTCGCGATCCTGGTCTCGGGCGGCGCCGGGACCGGGAAGACCACGCTGCTCGCGACGTTGCTCGGGCTCGTCGCGCCGGAGGAGCGCATCGTCCTGGTCGAGGACACCCGGGAACTCGACCCCGACCACGCCCACGTCGTGCGGCTGGAGGCGCGCCCGCCGAACGTCGAGGGCGCGGGGGCGATCGGCCTGCGTGAGCTCGTCCGGCAGGCGCTGCGGATGCGGCCGGACCGGTTGGTCGTCGGGGAGGTGCGCGGTGGGGAGGTCATCGACCTGCTGGCCGCGCTGAACACGGGCCACCGCGGCGGTGGGGGCACCGTGCACGCGAACGAGGCCGCCGCCGTGCCGGCCCGGCTCGAGGCGCTCGCCGCCGCGGCCGGGATGGGCCGGGACGCCCTGCACGCCCAACTGGCCGCGGGCATCGACGCGGTCGTGCACCTCGAACGGGAGGACGCCGGCCGCCGGGTCACCGGCATCGCCGTCCCGCGGCGGGCGCCGGACGGGCTCGTCCGCCTGGTCCCGGCGGTCGGGTTCCGGCGCGGGCGGCGTGGGGGCGAGGTCGTCGTCGGCCCGGCTTATCCCCAGCTCGGCGCGCTGCTGGAGGCCCGCTCGATCGCGGTACCGGAACCCCGGTGA
- the ssd gene encoding septum site-determining protein Ssd, which yields MSLDPSVPPPPGTAPRPLIVTGDPLLLEDLLRLAAAAGSEPEVAVDVGAAVASWRSAPLVLVGADRVAEAARRELPRRPGVVVAGFDPVDPGVWRPALALRAEQVALLPDGESWLTDRLADAIDGPQAAGRVVCVLGGRGGAGASTLAAALAVTAASRHVRTALVDGDPLGGGLDLLLGEEQAEGLRWPDLAATRCRVTATALSRAVPRFGPLSLISWDRGRVLHVPPEVLSATLTGARRGHDLVVVDLPRRHPDPTVEAALAAGGPVLVVVPADVRSVAAAGRVVATLADQPNDRWLVVRGPSPSDLAPEVIANTLGIPLLGAVRPEPRRAARQDWGEPPGIGRRSPLAGLCGRFLDSLALGVAA from the coding sequence ATGTCGCTCGACCCGTCCGTCCCACCGCCGCCGGGGACAGCCCCGCGGCCGCTGATCGTCACCGGGGACCCGCTGCTCCTCGAGGACCTGCTGCGCCTCGCCGCCGCGGCGGGCAGTGAGCCCGAGGTCGCCGTCGACGTCGGTGCGGCCGTCGCGTCGTGGCGCTCCGCCCCGCTCGTCCTCGTCGGTGCCGACCGGGTGGCGGAGGCGGCGCGCCGGGAGCTGCCCCGGCGGCCGGGCGTGGTCGTCGCCGGCTTCGACCCGGTCGATCCCGGGGTGTGGCGGCCCGCGCTCGCGCTCCGGGCCGAGCAGGTCGCGCTCCTGCCCGACGGGGAGAGTTGGCTGACCGATCGGTTGGCGGACGCGATCGACGGACCGCAGGCGGCGGGCCGGGTGGTCTGCGTCCTCGGCGGCCGTGGCGGTGCGGGCGCGAGCACCCTCGCCGCCGCGCTCGCCGTCACCGCTGCGAGCCGGCACGTCCGGACCGCGCTCGTCGACGGCGACCCGCTCGGCGGAGGCTTGGACCTCCTGCTCGGGGAGGAGCAGGCCGAGGGGCTGCGCTGGCCCGACCTCGCGGCCACCCGCTGCCGCGTCACCGCCACCGCGCTGTCCCGGGCGGTGCCGCGGTTCGGGCCGCTGAGCCTGATCTCGTGGGACCGCGGGCGCGTTCTGCACGTGCCGCCGGAGGTCCTGTCCGCGACCCTTACCGGGGCCCGGCGCGGCCATGACCTGGTCGTCGTCGACCTGCCCCGGCGTCATCCCGATCCCACCGTCGAGGCGGCGCTCGCGGCCGGCGGTCCGGTGCTGGTCGTGGTGCCGGCCGACGTGCGCTCGGTGGCCGCGGCGGGCCGCGTGGTCGCGACGCTCGCCGACCAGCCCAACGACCGCTGGCTCGTCGTCCGCGGCCCGTCGCCCTCGGACCTCGCGCCGGAGGTCATCGCGAACACGCTCGGGATCCCGCTGCTCGGCGCCGTCCGGCCGGAGCCGCGGCGCGCGGCGCGGCAGGACTGGGGCGAACCGCCGGGGATCGGACGCCGCAGCCCCCTCGCCGGGCTCTGCGGCCGGTTCCTCGACTCGCTCGCGCTCGGGGTGGCCGCGTGA
- a CDS encoding HAD-IB family hydrolase, translated as MSEPLSDVSSHPVPRAAAFFDLDKTVIAKSSALAFSRPFYRGGLINRRAVLRSAYAQFVYLAGGADADQMERMRKYLSSLCVGWDVAQVREIIGETLHDLIDPLIYDEAADLLEQHRLAGRDVVLVSTSGSEVVEPIGELLGADHVIATRMAVGDDGRYTGEIEFYAYGEHKATAMREFAQRHNIDLDRSYAYSDSGTDVPMLEAVGHPHAVNADRALRKEAAARGWPVLVFSKPVSMRSRMPSIPRPSRSVVAATAVAAGAAAAAAVLWVSRRA; from the coding sequence GTGTCCGAGCCCCTGTCCGATGTCTCGTCCCATCCGGTGCCCCGCGCCGCGGCCTTCTTCGATCTGGACAAGACCGTCATCGCGAAGTCGAGTGCGCTGGCGTTCTCGCGGCCCTTCTACCGAGGGGGTCTGATCAACCGTCGCGCGGTGCTACGCAGCGCCTACGCGCAGTTCGTGTACCTCGCCGGCGGCGCGGACGCCGACCAGATGGAGCGGATGCGCAAGTACCTCTCCTCGCTCTGCGTCGGGTGGGACGTCGCGCAGGTGCGGGAGATCATCGGCGAGACCTTGCACGACCTCATCGACCCACTGATCTACGACGAGGCGGCCGATCTCCTCGAGCAGCACCGGCTCGCCGGCCGGGACGTCGTCCTGGTGAGCACGTCCGGCTCGGAGGTCGTGGAGCCGATCGGGGAGCTGCTCGGGGCCGACCATGTGATCGCCACCCGAATGGCCGTCGGCGACGACGGTCGGTACACGGGCGAGATCGAGTTCTACGCCTACGGCGAGCACAAGGCGACGGCGATGCGCGAGTTCGCGCAGCGCCACAACATCGACCTCGACCGTTCCTACGCGTACTCCGACTCCGGCACCGACGTCCCGATGCTCGAGGCGGTCGGGCACCCGCACGCCGTCAACGCGGACCGCGCGCTCCGCAAGGAGGCCGCCGCCCGCGGCTGGCCCGTCCTGGTGTTCAGCAAGCCGGTGTCGATGCGCAGCCGGATGCCCTCGATCCCCCGTCCGTCGCGGTCGGTCGTCGCCGCCACCGCCGTCGCCGCGGGTGCGGCGGCCGCGGCCGCCGTGCTCTGGGTCAGCCGTCGCGCCTGA
- a CDS encoding oxidoreductase, with product MSTPDPFAAVAALPGLAEPGLRARAAVDRLAGLPALKLRGPEVVAVTALRGARASAALAGVDVSEDDLRSGSALSDPVAGSVARGAVRLSTEIGLVAPVWEKAPLQALARLHAVAAADVDVPPESLGRPATAEAAARLDVLADALTSPTRAPAIVVAAIVHAEVLTTEAFGPWSGLVARAAARCLLIQRGLDAGGVVAPEVGHVELGLTEYQIAAAGYSSGTAEGVASWVVHCARALEIGAGDALQVCLAHG from the coding sequence GTGTCCACGCCCGACCCGTTCGCAGCAGTCGCAGCCCTCCCCGGCCTCGCCGAGCCCGGCCTCCGTGCCCGGGCCGCGGTGGACCGCCTCGCCGGCCTGCCCGCCCTCAAACTGCGCGGCCCCGAGGTCGTGGCCGTGACCGCGCTGCGCGGAGCGCGGGCCTCGGCCGCGCTCGCCGGCGTCGACGTGAGCGAGGACGACCTCCGCTCCGGCTCGGCGTTGAGCGATCCGGTGGCCGGCTCGGTCGCGCGTGGCGCCGTCCGGCTGTCGACCGAGATCGGTCTCGTCGCGCCGGTGTGGGAGAAGGCGCCGTTGCAGGCCCTCGCCCGGCTGCACGCGGTCGCCGCGGCGGACGTCGACGTCCCGCCCGAGTCGCTCGGCCGACCGGCCACCGCGGAGGCCGCGGCGCGGCTGGACGTCCTCGCCGACGCGCTGACCTCACCCACCCGTGCGCCGGCGATCGTGGTCGCCGCGATCGTCCACGCCGAGGTGCTCACGACCGAGGCCTTCGGCCCGTGGTCGGGTCTCGTCGCGCGGGCCGCGGCCCGCTGTCTGCTCATCCAGCGCGGCCTCGACGCAGGCGGTGTCGTGGCGCCCGAGGTCGGTCACGTCGAGCTTGGTCTGACGGAGTATCAGATCGCGGCGGCGGGGTACTCGTCCGGCACGGCCGAGGGTGTGGCGAGCTGGGTCGTGCACTGCGCCCGTGCGCTCGAGATCGGTGCCGGAGACGCTCTCCAGGTGTGTCTCGCGCACGGCTGA
- a CDS encoding sensor histidine kinase, which translates to MGDLTGALTLAIAAAAVAVAVLGLRRFNWWRPDLGTTADRASYETLHLASLAAPALRGGLTQAGTTRAIKHLRALLGSRAVAITDGQRLLAWDGAAQDSLGSFAVEHAQAVMDTGRSQVLMASCPNSEPIREVVVTPLVSGTTVIGTLAAYVDSSSANLIRAVDEVGSWVSGQLELSELDATRTRVAEAEVRALRAQISPHFIYNSLNAIASFVRTDPDRARELLLEFADFTRYTFRRAGDFTTLADELRAINGYLLLERARFGERLNVTLRVAPEVLPVSIPFLCLQPLVENAVRHGLETKNGQGTVTILAEDAGAHCLISVEDDGVGMAPERVREALSGEPGSDHVGLGNVDERLRTIFGDAYGLTVATAPGAGTKVSLRVPKFQPGVHA; encoded by the coding sequence GTGGGCGACCTGACGGGTGCTCTGACGCTCGCCATCGCCGCAGCGGCGGTCGCGGTGGCGGTGCTCGGCCTGCGCCGCTTCAACTGGTGGCGGCCCGACCTCGGCACGACGGCCGACCGCGCGTCCTACGAGACCCTGCACCTCGCGTCGCTCGCCGCCCCTGCGCTGCGCGGCGGTCTCACGCAGGCCGGCACCACCCGAGCGATCAAGCACCTGCGGGCCCTGCTCGGCTCGCGGGCGGTCGCGATCACCGACGGGCAGCGACTGCTCGCCTGGGACGGCGCCGCCCAGGACTCCCTCGGCAGCTTCGCCGTCGAGCACGCCCAGGCGGTCATGGACACCGGCCGCAGCCAGGTGCTGATGGCGTCGTGCCCGAACAGCGAGCCGATCCGTGAGGTCGTCGTCACGCCCCTGGTCTCGGGCACCACCGTCATCGGCACCCTCGCGGCCTACGTCGACTCCAGCTCGGCCAACCTGATCCGCGCCGTCGACGAGGTCGGCAGCTGGGTGTCCGGGCAGCTCGAGCTCTCCGAGCTCGACGCGACCCGCACCCGCGTCGCCGAGGCAGAGGTCCGGGCGCTGCGCGCGCAGATCTCGCCGCACTTCATCTACAACTCGCTGAACGCGATCGCCTCGTTCGTGCGGACCGACCCGGACCGGGCCCGCGAACTGCTCCTGGAGTTCGCCGACTTCACCCGCTACACGTTCCGCCGGGCGGGCGACTTCACGACGCTCGCCGACGAACTGCGCGCGATCAACGGTTACCTGCTGCTGGAGCGGGCACGATTCGGCGAGCGGCTCAACGTCACCCTGCGGGTCGCGCCCGAGGTCCTCCCGGTCTCCATCCCGTTCCTGTGCCTGCAGCCGCTGGTGGAGAACGCCGTCCGCCACGGGCTGGAGACGAAGAACGGACAGGGAACGGTGACGATCCTCGCCGAGGACGCGGGCGCCCACTGTTTGATCAGCGTCGAGGACGACGGGGTGGGCATGGCACCCGAGCGTGTTCGTGAGGCTCTGTCCGGCGAACCGGGGTCCGACCACGTCGGTCTCGGCAACGTCGACGAACGACTGCGTACCATCTTCGGCGACGCCTACGGCCTGACGGTGGCGACTGCGCCCGGCGCGGGAACCAAGGTCAGTCTTCGGGTGCCCAAGTTCCAGCCGGGAGTGCATGCGTGA
- a CDS encoding LytTR family DNA-binding domain-containing protein: MTTDASGDRKLTVLAVDDEAPALSELVYLLRQDPHIGTVLSADSGAEALRQLGLHTIDGIFMDIRMPGLSGVELATVLAQFRNPPPIVFVTAFDSHAVDAFELKAVDYVLKPARPERLAEAVRRLVARVDSANAPAAPAPAATPATPDDETIPVELGGVTRFISRSDVRYVESHGDYARLHTSDATHLVRVPMATLEERWRDAGFIRIHRSYLVSLAHVTEVRLATGRSSVVLGNEELTVSRRHTRDLREVLVRRSRPTSSSNNTPAERPEARE, translated from the coding sequence GTGACCACCGACGCCAGTGGCGACCGCAAGCTGACCGTGCTCGCCGTCGACGACGAGGCACCCGCCTTGTCCGAGCTCGTGTATCTGTTGCGGCAGGACCCGCACATCGGCACGGTGCTCTCGGCCGACAGCGGGGCGGAAGCGCTGCGGCAGCTCGGCCTGCACACGATCGACGGCATCTTCATGGACATCCGGATGCCCGGGCTGTCCGGTGTCGAGCTGGCCACCGTGCTCGCCCAGTTCCGCAACCCGCCGCCGATCGTGTTCGTGACCGCGTTCGACTCGCACGCGGTCGACGCGTTCGAGCTCAAGGCCGTCGACTACGTCCTCAAGCCGGCGCGCCCCGAGCGGCTCGCCGAGGCCGTGCGACGGCTCGTCGCTCGGGTCGACTCCGCGAACGCCCCGGCCGCCCCGGCACCGGCCGCGACCCCCGCCACGCCCGACGACGAGACGATCCCGGTCGAGCTCGGCGGCGTCACGCGGTTCATCTCGCGCAGCGACGTCCGTTACGTGGAGTCGCACGGCGACTACGCGCGCCTGCACACCTCCGACGCGACCCACCTGGTCCGCGTCCCGATGGCGACGCTCGAGGAGCGCTGGCGCGACGCGGGCTTCATCCGCATCCACCGCAGCTACCTGGTCTCCCTCGCGCACGTCACCGAGGTCCGCCTCGCGACGGGCCGCTCCAGCGTCGTCCTCGGCAACGAGGAGCTGACGGTGAGTCGGCGTCACACCCGCGACCTGCGAGAGGTTCTCGTCCGTCGGTCCCGTCCGACGTCCTCGTCCAACAACACCCCCGCCGAACGTCCTGAGGCGCGCGAGTGA